The genomic stretch ATCATTCTAGCCTCAGCAGCCCCAATCTCCTTATATGTAAATGAAATATTCGAAGCTTCAGATTTGAGTATATTATTAGAAATATTGATCTGCTCGCAATGTTTTGGAATATCAATACCAGCATCATAGGCTGTATTATTGGGTTTGATTCCATCCCATTCAATATTTCCAGAAAGTACCTGCTGAGCTTGAGATACAAAAAATCCACACATTAGCAGCGTTATAGTAAGTAGCGATATTTTTGTTTTAAGGTGCATCATATTATTTAAGGTCTGCCAAACAAACGCGTTTTTCGCAAAAGTATTATTAAGAATAAAGTAACCCTACAATAAGAATGATTAAACGCAATTTTAACTTGTTGTAAGCGGTATTTGATAAAAAATACCATATTTGTAATTATAATAGGACAGCCCATAATTGTGGCATTTAGTCTAATTATTTGTATCATTGTCATTTGAAACTCCTAGTAAGGATGAAGAATATAAAACTAACTCTTTTGGCTATCACCATACTGAGTACGTGCAGTTTGCTACGTGCTCAGGACCCTCATTTTAGCCAATATTACTCAAATCCACTGTACCTAAACCCGGCATTTGCAGGTTCTAATATTTGCCCAAGAGCTTCATTAAATTACCGAAATCAATACCCAGTACTTGACGTTTTTCAAACTTATTCCGCTTCTTATGATCAATATGTGGATGGACTAAATGGAGGTATTGGTGTGCTTGTAATGCGTGATGAAGCAGGTGGAGGAGCTTTGTCTACAACAGAGGCAAGCCTTATTTACTCTTACCATCTTAAGGTAAGTCGAAAATTCACATTACTAGCAGGGTTCCAAGGAACTTTTCGTCAGCGTGCTATAAACTGGGACAACCTAACTTTCCCTGATCAAATTGATCCTTATTATGGTTTTGTACTCGAAACTGCACAAAGACCACCAGGTAGTGATATCGCTACAAACCTAGATGTAAGTGCCGGAATACTTGGTTTTACAGAGAAATTCTATTTCGGAGCAAGTTTTCATCACCTTACTCAACCAGATGAAGCTTTCTTTCAAGATGGAAAACTTCCATTAAAAATATCAGGTCAAGCTGGATTCACCATTCCATTAGGCCGTCAGCGCATTCACAATGAACTACAGAATTACCTGATTCCTAATGTAGTATATCAGCGTCAAGGCACTTTTGATCAAATGACCCTGAGTACTGCTTTTAGCCGTGGCCCCATTAGTGGAGGTCTTGGTTTCAGAACCAGTACTGCAAACCCGGATGCTGTAGTAGTTTTACTAGGCTACGCTCCCACCGAGGGTGCTTGGAAAATAGGCTATAGCTATGATATTACAATCTCATCTGCAGCCAATTCTTTGGGCGGTGCTCATGAAGTTTCTCTTGGCTACAACTTCCCTTGCAGGGTGAGAAAGAAGAGAAACGAGGCAATAAAATGTCCTAAATTCTAGTTTTGAAAACTACTCGATAACGATTTTATAAAGAGTTATGAAAAAAACAATCCATACAAATTTATCATTAGCAGCGCTTTCGCTAGCTTCGATAGTTACCTTTTCTTCCTGTAAAGAAAAAAGTAACTCAACTGGTTGGAACTATAACGACAAAGACAACGGAGGCTTTTCACTTGTAGACTTTAAAGGTCAAGTGACTGGCCCTGGTCTTGTGTTTGTTGAAGGTGGTACTTTCACCATGGGCCGAGTAGAAGAGGACTTTTACAAGGACTGGAATAATGTACCTAGACAAGTATCTGTTTCATCTTTTTACATGGATGAAAACGAGGTTACCAATTTGGATTATATGGAATATCTATACTGGTTAGATCGTGTATTTGATCGTGATTACTACCCAGAAATTTATACCAGCGCCCTTCCAGATACATTGGTATGGAGAGATGAGCTATCATATAACGAGGCCATGGTAGAAAACTACCTTCGTTATCCTGCTTACAGGTTTTACCCTGTAGTAGGTGTAAGTTGGATTCAAGCTATGAAATTTTGCTCATGGAGAACAGATCGTGTGAATGAGCAGATCTTGATCAACGAAGGTGTATTTAATGAGTTTCCTGACCAACAAGATGCTGATCACTTTAACACCGAAACATACCTATATCGCCCTGGCGACTATACTCAGCAAAACAAAAAAGGTCTTCCTGACAATGACCCAAATAGTCAATATGGCAAAGAAGGTCGTCCGGTAAAAAGAACTGATGGTATTCTTTTACCAAAATATAGACTACCAACAGAAGCTGAGTGGGAATATGCTGCTTACGGAAACTCTGGACATCGTGTATATAACCGTACCACTGATGGTAATAAATATACTTGGGATGGTAGTTCAATGCGCAACCCTGACAAGAAGCACCGTGGAGACATGCTTGCTAACTTTAAGAGAGGCAGAGGAGATATGGCCGGTGTTGGTGGCTGGTTGAATGACCAAGCTCATTATACAATGCAGGTTAAGTTTTATCCTCCAAACGATTATGGTTTATATGATATGGCTGGTAATGTTTCTGAGTGGGTGCTCGATGTTTACCGTCCACTTTCACCTGAAGATGTGACCGACTTGAACCCTTACCGTGGAAATCAGTTTACTGTTTACGATGACAACTATCAAGATATTGGTGCCTTAGAAGTACTTCAGGAGCCACAGTACAATAGTGATAGTGATATTGTAAGACTACCAGGAGAGCTACCTATTCGTGCCGTAACCGAAGAAGAAAACCTAAATAGAAGGAATTATCAAAAATCAGATTACAGAGATCATCTTGATGGTGATAAGCAATCTTCTATTTACTATGATCAAGATGTGGAAGAAGGCGAAGCAATGATGTATGACTACGCCCAAACTACTTTGATTGGAAACACCACCCGTGTATATAAAGGGGGTAGTTGGAAAGATAGAGCTTACTGGCTAAGCCCAGGTACAAGAAGATACCTTGAAGAAGATCAATCAACTGACGACATCGGCTTCCGTTGTGCAATGGATAGACTTGGTTTCCAAAACCCAAGCGAGAAGAGAGAGAAAGAGCACACCGCTCCTAAACGTGATAAGTTTAAACGTCACGAGTATAACTAAAAATTTCAGCCCCGTTTTTACGGGGCTTTTTTATGACTATCCCCGAATTACACAAAACCTATTTATCATCCAAAAGTGTATCAACTGATACACGGGCTATAGAACACGGAGACATCTACTTTGCCCTAAAGGGCGACAATTTTGATGGCAACAAATTCGCTCAACAAGCCATTGATTCTGGAGCCAACTTGGCGGTAATCGATGATCCAAAATATCAAACTGAAAAAACTGTTTTAGTTGAAGACGTTCTAAGCACATTACAGCAGCTTAGTTCTTATCATAGAGATCAACTTACGATTCCTGTTATTGGTCTTACTGGAAGTAATGGAAAGACCACCACCAAGGAGCTTATAGCTGCAGCTCTACGTCCTAAATTTAAAGTTGCCTTTACTAAAGGAAATCTCAATAATCACATTGGTGTTCCCCTAACTATACTTTCGATTAAGCCTGAGCATGAAATTGCTGTTGTCGAAATGGGTGCCAATCATCAAAAGGAAATTGAATTTCTATGCTCCCTTTGTAAGCCCGACTTTGGCTATATTACTAATTTTGGAAAAGCCCACCTTGAGGG from Owenweeksia hongkongensis DSM 17368 encodes the following:
- a CDS encoding PorP/SprF family type IX secretion system membrane protein; translated protein: MKNIKLTLLAITILSTCSLLRAQDPHFSQYYSNPLYLNPAFAGSNICPRASLNYRNQYPVLDVFQTYSASYDQYVDGLNGGIGVLVMRDEAGGGALSTTEASLIYSYHLKVSRKFTLLAGFQGTFRQRAINWDNLTFPDQIDPYYGFVLETAQRPPGSDIATNLDVSAGILGFTEKFYFGASFHHLTQPDEAFFQDGKLPLKISGQAGFTIPLGRQRIHNELQNYLIPNVVYQRQGTFDQMTLSTAFSRGPISGGLGFRTSTANPDAVVVLLGYAPTEGAWKIGYSYDITISSAANSLGGAHEVSLGYNFPCRVRKKRNEAIKCPKF
- the gldJ gene encoding gliding motility lipoprotein GldJ, which gives rise to MKKTIHTNLSLAALSLASIVTFSSCKEKSNSTGWNYNDKDNGGFSLVDFKGQVTGPGLVFVEGGTFTMGRVEEDFYKDWNNVPRQVSVSSFYMDENEVTNLDYMEYLYWLDRVFDRDYYPEIYTSALPDTLVWRDELSYNEAMVENYLRYPAYRFYPVVGVSWIQAMKFCSWRTDRVNEQILINEGVFNEFPDQQDADHFNTETYLYRPGDYTQQNKKGLPDNDPNSQYGKEGRPVKRTDGILLPKYRLPTEAEWEYAAYGNSGHRVYNRTTDGNKYTWDGSSMRNPDKKHRGDMLANFKRGRGDMAGVGGWLNDQAHYTMQVKFYPPNDYGLYDMAGNVSEWVLDVYRPLSPEDVTDLNPYRGNQFTVYDDNYQDIGALEVLQEPQYNSDSDIVRLPGELPIRAVTEEENLNRRNYQKSDYRDHLDGDKQSSIYYDQDVEEGEAMMYDYAQTTLIGNTTRVYKGGSWKDRAYWLSPGTRRYLEEDQSTDDIGFRCAMDRLGFQNPSEKREKEHTAPKRDKFKRHEYN